A stretch of the Serratia marcescens genome encodes the following:
- the malF gene encoding maltose ABC transporter permease MalF, whose amino-acid sequence MQFAHAGTPARKKSKWWQSDALKWLVVGLFSLVTCYLIVLMYAQGEYLFAILTLILVSAGLYVFANRRAYAWRYVYPGVAGMGLFVLFPLICTIAIAFTNYSSTNQLTFERAQSVLMQRQFQSGKTFTFGLYPAENQQWRLQLTPPDSEQPLISEPFRLDAAAPQTLKLTAQSAAPQGERATLRVITQNRQALSQLVAQLPDGGELRMSSLRQFSGTRPLYALDQDGSTLTNNQTQVRYRPNGDTGFYQAINADGGWAQETLSPGYTVTTGWKNFLRVLQDEGIKKPFVSIFIWTIVFSVMTVILTVAVGMVLACVVQWEALKGKAIYRVLLILPYAVPSFISILIFKGLFNQSFGEINMMLSHLFGIKPAWFSDPLTAKSMILIVNTWLGYPYMMILCMGLLKAIPDDLYEASAMDGANPWQNFFRITLPLLIKPLTPLMIASFAFNFNNFVLIQLLTNGGPDMIGTTTPAGYTDLLVSYTYRIAFEGGGGQDFGLAAAIATLIFLLVGALAILNLKASKMNFD is encoded by the coding sequence ATGCAATTCGCCCACGCCGGGACGCCTGCGCGTAAAAAATCGAAGTGGTGGCAAAGCGACGCGCTGAAATGGCTGGTGGTCGGCCTGTTCAGCCTGGTGACCTGCTACCTGATTGTGTTGATGTATGCACAGGGTGAATACCTGTTCGCCATCCTGACGCTGATCCTGGTCAGCGCCGGGCTTTACGTCTTCGCCAACCGCCGCGCCTACGCCTGGCGCTATGTGTATCCCGGCGTCGCCGGCATGGGGCTGTTCGTTCTGTTCCCGCTGATTTGCACCATCGCCATCGCCTTCACCAACTACAGCAGCACCAACCAGCTGACTTTTGAACGCGCGCAATCGGTGCTGATGCAGCGCCAGTTCCAGAGCGGCAAAACCTTTACCTTCGGCCTCTACCCGGCGGAAAACCAGCAGTGGCGCCTGCAGCTGACGCCACCGGACAGTGAACAGCCGCTGATCTCCGAACCTTTCCGCCTCGACGCCGCCGCGCCGCAAACCCTGAAACTGACGGCGCAGAGCGCCGCACCGCAGGGCGAACGCGCCACGCTGCGGGTGATTACCCAGAACCGGCAGGCGCTGAGCCAACTGGTGGCGCAACTGCCCGACGGCGGGGAATTGCGCATGAGCTCCCTGCGCCAGTTCTCCGGCACCCGCCCGCTGTACGCGCTGGACCAAGACGGCAGCACGCTGACCAATAATCAGACTCAGGTGCGCTACCGGCCGAACGGCGACACCGGCTTCTACCAGGCGATCAACGCCGACGGCGGCTGGGCGCAGGAAACCCTGAGCCCGGGCTATACCGTCACCACCGGCTGGAAAAACTTCCTGCGGGTGCTGCAGGACGAGGGCATCAAGAAACCGTTCGTGTCGATCTTCATCTGGACCATCGTGTTCTCGGTGATGACGGTGATCCTCACCGTGGCGGTCGGCATGGTGTTGGCCTGCGTGGTGCAGTGGGAGGCGCTGAAAGGCAAGGCGATCTACCGCGTGCTGCTGATCCTGCCCTATGCGGTGCCGTCATTCATCTCGATCCTGATCTTCAAAGGTTTGTTCAACCAGAGCTTCGGCGAGATCAACATGATGCTCAGCCATCTGTTCGGCATCAAACCGGCCTGGTTCAGCGATCCGCTCACCGCCAAGAGCATGATTCTGATCGTCAACACCTGGCTCGGCTACCCGTACATGATGATCCTGTGCATGGGGCTGCTGAAGGCGATCCCGGACGATCTGTACGAGGCCTCGGCGATGGACGGCGCCAACCCGTGGCAAAACTTCTTCCGCATCACCTTACCGCTGCTGATCAAGCCGCTGACGCCGCTGATGATCGCCAGCTTCGCCTTCAACTTTAACAACTTCGTGCTGATCCAACTGCTGACCAACGGCGGCCCGGACATGATCGGCACCACCACGCCGGCCGGCTATACCGACCTGCTGGTCAGCTACACCTACCGCATTGCCTTCGAAGGCGGCGGCGGGCAAGACTTCGGGCTGGCGGCCGCCATCGCCACGCTGATCTTCCTGTTGGTGGGCGCGCTGGCGATCCTGAATTTGAAAGCCAGCAAGATGAACTTCGATTAG
- the malG gene encoding maltose ABC transporter permease MalG, with protein MAMVQPKSQRLRLWITHILMLCFIALIMFPLLMVVAISLRSGNFATGSLIPETLSWDHWRLALGFSVTHADGSVTPPPFPVLLWLWNSIKIAAITAIGIVTLSTTCAYAFARMRFRGKSTLLKSMLIFQMFPAVLSLVALYALFDRLGQYIPFIGLNTHGGVIFAYMGGIALHVWTIKGYFETIDNSLEEAAALDGATPWQAFRLVLLPLSVPILAVVFILSFIAAITEVPVASLLLRDVNSYTLAVGMQQYLNPQNYLWGDFAAAAVLSAIPITAVFLLAQRWLVGGLTAGGVKG; from the coding sequence ATGGCCATGGTTCAACCCAAATCCCAGCGCCTGCGCCTGTGGATCACCCATATTTTGATGCTGTGCTTTATCGCCCTGATCATGTTCCCGCTGCTGATGGTGGTGGCCATCTCGCTGCGCTCCGGCAACTTCGCCACCGGCAGCCTGATACCGGAAACCCTCTCCTGGGATCACTGGCGGCTGGCGCTCGGCTTCAGCGTCACCCACGCCGACGGCAGCGTGACGCCGCCGCCTTTCCCGGTGCTGCTGTGGCTGTGGAACTCCATCAAGATCGCGGCGATCACCGCCATCGGCATCGTGACGCTGTCCACCACCTGTGCCTACGCCTTCGCCCGCATGCGTTTTCGCGGCAAGAGCACGTTGCTGAAAAGCATGCTGATCTTCCAGATGTTCCCGGCGGTGCTGTCGCTGGTGGCGCTGTACGCCCTGTTCGATCGCCTGGGCCAGTACATTCCGTTTATCGGCCTGAACACCCACGGCGGCGTGATCTTCGCCTACATGGGTGGCATCGCGCTGCACGTCTGGACCATCAAGGGCTATTTCGAAACCATCGACAACTCGCTGGAAGAGGCGGCGGCGCTGGACGGCGCCACGCCGTGGCAGGCGTTCCGTCTGGTGCTGCTGCCGCTGTCGGTGCCGATTCTGGCGGTGGTGTTCATTCTGTCGTTTATCGCCGCCATCACCGAAGTGCCGGTGGCGTCGCTGCTGCTGCGTGATGTGAACAGCTACACGCTGGCGGTGGGGATGCAGCAATATCTCAACCCGCAGAACTATCTGTGGGGCGACTTCGCCGCCGCCGCGGTGCTGTCGGCGATACCGATTACCGCCGTGTTCCTGCTGGCCCAGCGCTGGCTGGTGGGCGGCCTGACGGCCGGCGGCGTGAAGGGGTAA
- the psiE gene encoding phosphate-starvation-inducible protein PsiE, with protein MAKTSRSIMIAKGLQRVLNVGLLLLAAILVVFLVKETLHLAKVLFINSEESSSYLLIEGIVIYFLYFEFIALIVKYFESGYHFPLRYFIYIGITAIIRLIIVDHKNPIDTLIYAAAILVLVVTLYLANTDRLKRE; from the coding sequence ATGGCGAAAACGTCGCGTTCGATCATGATAGCGAAGGGGCTGCAGCGGGTGCTGAACGTGGGCTTGTTGCTGCTGGCGGCAATTCTGGTGGTATTTCTGGTCAAGGAGACCCTCCACCTGGCGAAGGTGTTATTTATCAACAGCGAAGAGTCGTCCTCTTACCTGTTGATTGAAGGCATCGTGATTTATTTCCTGTACTTTGAATTTATCGCCTTGATCGTCAAGTATTTTGAGTCGGGTTATCATTTCCCGCTGCGCTATTTTATTTACATTGGCATTACCGCGATTATTCGTTTGATTATCGTGGACCACAAAAACCCCATCGATACCCTGATCTACGCCGCGGCGATATTGGTGCTGGTGGTGACGCTCTATCTGGCCAACACCGATCGGCTGAAACGGGAGTAG
- a CDS encoding capsule assembly Wzi family protein has protein sequence MRAKLNGLVAAGLFTCALSGHAAGLVAPDNDLRNDLAWLSDRGVINVSLSTWPLSQEEISSVIAQAKPVSNTEKNVIDRVQRRVDALKANIRVSGYASTDKPGTPQGFGQNEYADDRLTIGAGANGEFWDVRLQGSVEGDQRVSDGSKFNMNGSYGAVKIWNQWLSFGEVSQWWGPGYDGSLIRSDAARPVAGFMLQRADQSPFETPWLSWIGRWQYQLSAGQLSQYAAVPDTKLIGGRLTMMPTDFLELGASRVMMWGGDGRPHSWSSFWDGVTGNDNTGDRKNDPGNQLGGFDFKLKLQPLIGMPVSLYGQITGEDEAGMLPSHNAYMLGLEGHPEWGPTTINWHIEGSDTRSNGNANNVMYYHYIYRGGYYQQGYPLGHAMGGDGQMLSGRVEMVLDDGQRWSTRLVYAKVNPNNQSINRAFPRSDTLKGIQLGWGYSFDSQVKFDTSLWYTDSDHSTADDVGAGISFEVPINL, from the coding sequence ATGCGCGCTAAACTTAACGGACTGGTCGCTGCGGGCCTGTTTACCTGTGCATTGTCCGGCCACGCCGCCGGCCTGGTAGCCCCTGACAACGATCTGCGTAACGATCTCGCCTGGTTGTCTGACCGCGGCGTCATCAACGTCAGCCTATCCACCTGGCCGCTGAGTCAGGAAGAGATCAGTTCCGTTATCGCGCAAGCCAAGCCGGTGAGCAACACCGAGAAAAACGTCATCGACCGCGTGCAGCGCCGTGTCGATGCCTTGAAAGCCAATATCCGCGTCAGCGGTTACGCGTCGACCGATAAACCCGGTACCCCGCAGGGCTTCGGCCAAAATGAGTACGCCGACGATCGTCTGACCATCGGCGCCGGCGCCAACGGTGAATTCTGGGACGTGCGTCTGCAGGGTTCGGTGGAAGGCGATCAGCGCGTCAGCGACGGCTCCAAATTCAATATGAACGGCTCCTACGGCGCGGTGAAAATCTGGAACCAATGGCTCTCCTTCGGCGAAGTTTCCCAGTGGTGGGGCCCGGGCTACGACGGCAGCCTGATCCGCTCCGATGCCGCACGCCCGGTGGCCGGCTTTATGCTGCAGCGCGCCGACCAATCGCCGTTTGAAACCCCGTGGCTGTCGTGGATCGGCCGTTGGCAATACCAGTTGTCCGCCGGCCAGCTGTCACAGTACGCTGCCGTGCCGGACACCAAGCTGATCGGTGGCCGCCTGACCATGATGCCGACCGACTTCCTGGAGTTGGGCGCTTCACGCGTCATGATGTGGGGTGGTGATGGCCGTCCGCACTCCTGGAGTTCCTTCTGGGATGGCGTAACCGGCAACGACAATACCGGCGATCGGAAAAACGACCCGGGCAACCAGTTGGGCGGTTTTGACTTCAAACTCAAGCTGCAGCCGCTCATCGGCATGCCGGTCAGCCTTTATGGCCAGATCACCGGTGAAGATGAAGCAGGCATGCTGCCTTCGCATAACGCTTACATGCTGGGGCTTGAAGGCCATCCGGAATGGGGCCCGACCACGATCAACTGGCATATCGAAGGTTCTGATACCCGCTCTAACGGTAACGCCAACAACGTGATGTATTACCACTACATCTATCGTGGCGGTTACTACCAGCAAGGTTATCCGCTGGGCCATGCGATGGGCGGCGACGGTCAGATGCTGTCCGGCCGCGTGGAAATGGTGCTGGACGACGGCCAGCGTTGGAGCACCCGCCTGGTGTACGCCAAGGTGAATCCGAACAACCAAAGCATCAACCGGGCGTTCCCGCGTTCCGATACGCTGAAAGGCATTCAGCTCGGCTGGGGTTACAGCTTCGATTCTCAGGTTAAATTCGACACCAGCCTGTGGTACACCGACAGCGATCACAGCACCGCCGACGACGTGGGTGCAGGCATCAGCTTCGAAGTGCCGATCAACCTGTAA
- the pgi gene encoding glucose-6-phosphate isomerase, with amino-acid sequence MKNINPSQTAAWQALQQHYAQMKDVRIADLFAQDSDRFSRFSATFNDQMLVDYSKNRITQETLEKLQALAKETDLQGAIKSMFAGEKINRTEDRAVLHIALRNRSNSPILVDGKDVMPEVNAVLAKIKQFCARVIGGEWKGYTGKPITDVVNIGIGGSDLGPYMVTEALRPYKNHLNMHFVSNVDGTHIAETLQPLNPETTLFLVASKTFTTQETMTNAHSARDWFLSSAADQQHVAKHFAALSTNGKAVAEFGIDTDNMFEFWDWVGGRYSLWSAIGLSIALSIGYDNFEQLLSGAHAMDKHFAETPAEKNLPVLLALIGIWYNNFFGAETEAILPYDQYMHRFAAYFQQGNMESNGKYVDRNGNPVDYQTGPIIWGEPGTNGQHAFYQLIHQGTKLVPCDFIAPAISHNPLGDHHAKLLSNFFAQTEALAFGKSLEVVEAEFAAQGKTPEQVKHVAPFKVFEGNRPTNSILLREITPFSLGSLIALYEHKIFTQGAILNIFTFDQWGVELGKQLANRILPELAGSEKISSHDSSTNALINRFKEWR; translated from the coding sequence ATGAAAAATATCAATCCTAGTCAAACCGCTGCTTGGCAAGCCCTGCAGCAACATTATGCACAGATGAAAGACGTACGGATCGCCGACCTGTTCGCCCAGGACAGCGATCGTTTCTCCAGGTTCTCCGCGACCTTCAACGACCAAATGTTGGTGGACTATTCCAAGAACCGTATCACGCAGGAAACCCTGGAGAAGCTGCAGGCGCTGGCGAAAGAAACCGATCTGCAAGGCGCCATCAAATCGATGTTCGCCGGTGAGAAAATCAACCGCACCGAAGATCGCGCGGTGCTGCACATTGCCCTGCGCAACCGCAGCAACAGCCCGATCCTGGTCGACGGCAAAGACGTGATGCCAGAAGTGAACGCGGTATTGGCCAAGATCAAACAGTTCTGCGCGCGCGTCATCGGCGGCGAGTGGAAAGGCTACACCGGCAAGCCGATCACCGACGTGGTGAACATCGGCATCGGCGGTTCGGATCTCGGCCCTTACATGGTGACCGAAGCGCTGCGCCCTTATAAAAATCACCTGAACATGCACTTCGTCTCCAACGTCGACGGCACCCATATCGCCGAAACGCTGCAGCCGCTGAACCCGGAAACCACGCTGTTCCTGGTGGCCTCCAAAACCTTCACTACCCAGGAAACCATGACCAACGCCCACAGCGCGCGCGACTGGTTCCTGAGCAGTGCTGCCGATCAACAGCACGTGGCCAAGCATTTCGCCGCGCTGTCCACCAACGGCAAAGCGGTGGCAGAGTTCGGCATCGATACCGACAACATGTTCGAGTTCTGGGACTGGGTCGGCGGCCGTTACTCCCTGTGGTCGGCGATCGGTCTGTCGATCGCGCTGTCCATCGGTTATGACAATTTCGAGCAGCTGCTGAGCGGCGCGCACGCCATGGATAAGCACTTCGCCGAAACGCCGGCGGAGAAAAACCTGCCGGTGCTGCTGGCGCTGATCGGTATCTGGTACAACAACTTCTTCGGCGCCGAAACCGAAGCCATTCTGCCGTACGATCAGTACATGCACCGTTTTGCCGCTTACTTCCAGCAGGGCAACATGGAATCCAACGGCAAATACGTCGATCGCAACGGCAATCCGGTGGATTATCAGACCGGCCCCATCATCTGGGGCGAGCCGGGCACCAACGGCCAGCATGCGTTCTACCAGCTGATCCACCAGGGCACCAAGCTGGTGCCGTGCGATTTCATCGCGCCGGCCATCAGCCATAACCCGCTGGGCGATCATCACGCTAAACTGTTGTCCAACTTCTTCGCGCAGACCGAAGCGCTGGCGTTCGGCAAGTCGCTGGAAGTGGTGGAGGCCGAGTTTGCGGCGCAGGGTAAAACCCCTGAGCAGGTCAAACACGTGGCGCCGTTCAAAGTGTTTGAAGGCAACCGCCCGACCAACTCGATCCTGCTGCGCGAAATCACGCCGTTCAGCCTGGGCAGCCTGATCGCGCTGTACGAGCACAAGATCTTCACCCAGGGTGCGATCCTGAACATCTTCACCTTCGATCAGTGGGGCGTGGAGCTGGGCAAACAGCTGGCTAACCGTATCCTGCCTGAACTGGCGGGCAGCGAGAAAATCAGCAGCCACGACAGCTCGACCAATGCGCTGATCAACCGCTTCAAGGAATGGCGCTAA
- a CDS encoding cation:proton antiporter, with protein sequence MELSAPLMLVLIGLASLLAQWLAWLLRLPAILPLLLFGIVLGPTVHLVQPDLLFGDLLFPLVSLSVAIILFEGALTLRFEEIRGLGGVVRNLVTVGMLVTFLVISLASWWLLDFPPELAALIGAVTVVTGPTVIAPLMRVVRPNANINQVLRWEGIVIDPVGAIFTLLVFEFIVLKQNAESYTHLFWTLGVTAAVGLIAGAVFGYLLGLALRRVWLPRYLQNLAVLAIMLTAFGVSNAIADESGLLTVTVMGIWLANMRDVDTSDILAFKEELSAILISALFIILAARLDIQALWNMGWPLLLLLLAVQFIARPLCIAVSTWRSSLHWRDRLLLCWIAPRGIVAAAVSSLFALTLQRSGYQGADRLVTVVFAIIIGTVVLQSLTSGMMARWLRVQQQKPRGVLIVGANSVARMLAQALIKLNVPVIVTDSSWEYYRQARMDGIPAYYGHAYSEHAENYLDLSNIAQVLALSPNRHQNALAVYHFGHLFGEDHVFAIRSGAPLKGRGASAESSRFRRHEILFNQEATYGRLSSLLARGATIKATKLNENFGWLEYLEKHQGVIPLFSQKEDGSLHPIGAGSTPTMPCTLIALVQDENPSPSVR encoded by the coding sequence ATGGAATTATCCGCCCCGCTTATGTTGGTGCTTATCGGCCTGGCGTCGCTGCTGGCGCAGTGGCTGGCCTGGCTGCTGCGCCTGCCGGCCATTTTGCCGCTGTTGCTGTTCGGCATCGTGCTCGGCCCGACGGTGCATCTGGTGCAGCCGGATCTGCTGTTCGGCGATCTGCTGTTTCCGCTGGTGTCGCTGTCGGTGGCGATCATCCTGTTCGAGGGGGCGCTGACGCTGCGCTTCGAGGAGATACGCGGCCTCGGCGGCGTGGTGCGCAATCTGGTCACCGTCGGCATGCTAGTCACCTTTCTGGTCATCAGCCTCGCCAGCTGGTGGCTGCTGGATTTCCCGCCGGAGCTGGCGGCGCTGATCGGCGCGGTGACGGTGGTGACCGGGCCGACGGTGATCGCCCCGCTGATGCGCGTGGTGCGGCCGAACGCCAACATTAACCAGGTGCTGCGCTGGGAAGGGATCGTTATCGATCCGGTCGGCGCCATCTTCACCCTGCTGGTGTTCGAGTTCATCGTACTGAAGCAGAATGCGGAGTCCTATACCCACCTGTTTTGGACGCTGGGCGTGACCGCCGCCGTCGGCCTGATCGCCGGCGCGGTGTTCGGCTACCTGCTCGGCTTGGCGCTGCGCCGCGTCTGGCTGCCGCGCTACCTGCAGAACCTGGCGGTGTTGGCGATCATGTTGACCGCCTTCGGTGTTTCCAACGCCATCGCCGACGAATCCGGCCTGCTGACCGTCACGGTGATGGGCATCTGGCTGGCCAACATGCGCGACGTGGACACCAGCGATATTCTGGCGTTCAAAGAGGAGCTGTCGGCGATCCTGATCTCGGCGCTGTTCATCATTCTGGCGGCGCGGCTCGATATCCAGGCGCTGTGGAACATGGGCTGGCCGTTGCTCCTGCTGCTGCTGGCGGTGCAGTTCATCGCCCGGCCGCTGTGCATCGCGGTATCGACCTGGCGCTCTTCCCTGCACTGGCGCGATCGGCTGCTGCTGTGCTGGATCGCCCCGCGCGGCATCGTCGCCGCGGCGGTCAGCTCGCTTTTCGCGCTGACGCTGCAGCGCAGCGGCTATCAGGGCGCCGACCGGCTGGTCACCGTGGTGTTCGCCATCATCATCGGCACCGTGGTGCTGCAAAGCCTGACCAGCGGCATGATGGCGCGCTGGCTGCGGGTGCAGCAGCAAAAGCCGCGCGGCGTGCTGATCGTCGGCGCCAACAGCGTGGCGCGCATGCTGGCGCAGGCGCTGATCAAGCTGAACGTGCCGGTGATCGTCACCGACAGCAGTTGGGAGTACTACCGCCAGGCGCGCATGGACGGCATTCCGGCCTACTATGGCCACGCCTACTCCGAACACGCCGAGAACTATCTCGATCTGAGCAATATCGCCCAGGTGTTGGCGCTGTCACCCAACCGCCACCAGAACGCGCTGGCGGTCTACCATTTCGGCCATCTCTTCGGCGAGGATCACGTGTTTGCCATCCGGTCGGGGGCGCCGCTGAAAGGGCGCGGCGCCAGCGCGGAAAGTTCGCGTTTCCGCCGGCATGAAATTTTATTTAATCAGGAAGCCACCTACGGCCGCCTGAGCAGCCTGCTCGCCAGGGGGGCCACCATCAAAGCGACCAAATTGAACGAAAATTTCGGTTGGCTGGAGTATTTGGAAAAACATCAGGGCGTTATCCCGTTATTCAGCCAAAAGGAAGACGGTTCTCTGCACCCGATTGGCGCCGGTTCCACGCCCACGATGCCCTGTACGCTTATCGCGCTGGTACAAGATGAAAATCCCTCACCGTCTGTACGTTGA
- the lysC gene encoding lysine-sensitive aspartokinase 3 codes for MNQAAPQNSTVVAKFGGTSVADFEAMNRSADVVLANPQVRLVVLSASAGVTNLLVALAEGCEADKRNYQLDEIRRIQYAILDRLTAPAVIRDEIDRLLENIAMLSEAASLATSTALTDELVSHGELMSTLLFVEILRARNVQAEWFDVRKVMRTDDHFGRAVPDSAALSELARAQLQPRLQEALVVTQGFIGSEPKGRTTTLGRGGSDYTAALLGEALGVGRVDIWTDVPGIYTTDPRVVPAAKRIDKIGFEEAAEMATFGAKVLHPATLLPAVRSDIPVFVGSSKDPAAGGTLVCNTTENPPLFRALALRRKQTLLTLHSLNMLHARGFLAEVFNILACHNISVDLITTSEVSIALTMDTTGATSVGGSLLTTSLLTELSSLCRVEVEENLALVAIIGNQLSRACGVGKEVFGVLDPFNIRLICYGASSYNLCFLVPGEEAEQVVRTLHHNLFE; via the coding sequence ATGAACCAAGCAGCACCCCAGAATTCCACCGTGGTAGCCAAGTTCGGCGGCACCAGCGTCGCCGACTTTGAAGCCATGAACCGCAGCGCCGACGTCGTGCTGGCCAACCCGCAGGTCCGCCTGGTGGTGTTGTCCGCTTCGGCGGGCGTCACCAACCTGTTGGTCGCCCTGGCCGAGGGTTGCGAGGCCGACAAGCGCAATTACCAGCTTGATGAGATCCGCCGCATCCAGTACGCCATTCTCGATCGCCTCACGGCGCCGGCGGTGATCCGCGACGAAATAGACCGCCTGCTGGAAAACATCGCCATGCTGTCGGAGGCCGCGTCGCTGGCCACCTCGACGGCGTTGACCGACGAGCTGGTCAGCCATGGGGAGCTGATGTCCACCCTGCTGTTCGTTGAAATCCTGCGCGCCCGCAACGTGCAGGCCGAATGGTTCGACGTGCGCAAGGTGATGCGCACTGACGATCACTTCGGCCGCGCCGTGCCGGACAGCGCCGCGCTCAGCGAACTGGCCCGGGCGCAGTTGCAGCCGCGCCTGCAGGAAGCGCTGGTGGTCACGCAGGGCTTTATCGGCAGCGAGCCGAAAGGCCGCACCACCACGCTCGGCCGCGGCGGCAGCGACTATACTGCCGCGCTGCTCGGCGAGGCGCTCGGCGTTGGCCGGGTGGATATCTGGACCGACGTGCCGGGCATCTACACCACCGATCCGCGCGTAGTGCCGGCGGCCAAGCGCATCGACAAAATCGGTTTCGAAGAGGCGGCGGAAATGGCCACCTTCGGCGCCAAGGTGCTGCACCCGGCCACCCTGCTGCCGGCGGTGCGCAGCGACATTCCGGTGTTCGTCGGCTCGAGCAAGGATCCGGCGGCCGGCGGCACGCTGGTGTGCAACACCACCGAGAACCCGCCGCTGTTCCGCGCGCTGGCGCTGCGCCGCAAGCAAACGCTGCTGACGCTGCACAGCCTGAACATGCTGCACGCACGCGGTTTCCTGGCCGAGGTGTTCAACATTCTGGCGTGCCACAACATCTCCGTCGATCTGATCACCACCTCGGAGGTCAGCATTGCGCTGACCATGGACACCACCGGCGCTACCTCCGTCGGCGGCAGCCTGCTGACCACCTCGCTGCTGACCGAGCTGTCGTCGCTGTGCCGGGTGGAAGTGGAAGAAAACCTGGCGCTGGTGGCGATCATCGGCAACCAGCTGTCGCGCGCCTGCGGCGTGGGTAAAGAGGTGTTTGGCGTGCTCGATCCGTTCAATATCCGCCTGATCTGCTACGGCGCCAGCAGCTATAACCTGTGCTTCCTGGTGCCGGGCGAAGAAGCCGAACAGGTGGTGCGTACCCTGCACCACAACCTGTTCGAATAA
- the panS gene encoding ketopantoate/pantoate/pantothenate transporter PanS, translating into MLALLTRLFPLWAILLSVAAYYTPTTFTGIGPYVSPLLMLIMFAMGVTLRLDDFKRVLARPGPVAAGIFLHYLIMPLAAWILAMLFRMPPDLSAGMVLVGSVASGTASNVMIYLAKGDVALSVTISAVSTLVGVFATPLLTRLYVDAKISVDIMGMLLSILQIVVIPIGLGLIVHHTLTKAVKRIEPLLPALSMVCILAIISAVVAGSQSHIASVGLVVIVAVILHNGIGLLSGYWGGKLFGFDESTCRTLAIEVGMQNSGLAATLGKIYFSPLAALPGALFSVWHNLSGSLLAGYWSGRPIKKK; encoded by the coding sequence ATGTTGGCACTACTCACGCGTTTATTCCCCCTGTGGGCGATACTGCTGTCCGTCGCCGCCTATTACACGCCGACCACCTTTACCGGCATCGGCCCCTACGTCAGCCCGCTGCTGATGCTGATCATGTTCGCCATGGGCGTCACGCTGCGGCTGGACGACTTCAAACGCGTGCTGGCGCGCCCCGGCCCGGTGGCGGCCGGCATCTTCCTGCACTATTTGATCATGCCGCTGGCGGCCTGGATCCTGGCGATGCTGTTCCGCATGCCGCCGGATCTGTCCGCCGGCATGGTGCTGGTGGGCAGCGTGGCCAGCGGCACCGCGTCCAACGTAATGATCTACCTGGCCAAGGGTGACGTGGCGCTGTCGGTCACCATCTCGGCGGTCTCGACGCTGGTGGGAGTGTTCGCCACGCCGCTGCTGACCCGCCTGTACGTCGACGCCAAGATCAGCGTCGATATCATGGGCATGCTGCTGAGCATTCTGCAGATCGTGGTGATCCCGATCGGCCTGGGCCTGATCGTCCACCATACCCTGACCAAGGCGGTGAAACGCATTGAGCCGCTGCTGCCGGCGCTGTCGATGGTGTGCATCCTGGCGATCATCAGCGCGGTGGTGGCGGGCAGCCAAAGCCACATCGCCTCGGTCGGTCTGGTGGTGATCGTCGCGGTGATCCTGCACAACGGTATCGGTCTGCTGAGCGGCTATTGGGGCGGCAAGCTGTTTGGCTTCGACGAATCCACCTGCCGCACGCTGGCGATCGAGGTCGGCATGCAGAACTCCGGGCTGGCGGCCACGCTGGGCAAAATCTACTTCTCCCCGCTGGCCGCGCTACCGGGCGCGCTGTTCTCGGTCTGGCATAACCTCTCAGGTTCGCTGCTGGCGGGTTATTGGTCCGGCCGCCCTATCAAGAAAAAATAA